The Vibrio tubiashii genome includes a window with the following:
- a CDS encoding HAD family hydrolase — protein sequence MSHVPLNIRDIKAIVFDLDNTLVSSDMDFRWLREQIGCPLDKDLLSFVDQLDCEQTSQQANELILQHELDDANSSHPMPGCQSLIEFIHSNQLLTAIITRNCAQAAEQKVSHNELKIPRIITREHFPPKPAPDSLVSLADEWNLERHQILYVGDYLYDLQAAFNAEMPSCLLTHGKPTEFSAHASLIVEHLHDLEQAFAPFHQ from the coding sequence ATGTCACATGTACCATTGAATATTCGCGATATCAAAGCCATTGTTTTTGATTTGGATAATACTCTGGTGAGTTCTGACATGGACTTCCGTTGGCTAAGAGAGCAAATCGGCTGCCCGCTCGATAAAGACTTGCTCTCTTTTGTCGACCAGTTGGACTGTGAGCAAACCTCTCAACAAGCCAACGAGCTAATTCTCCAGCATGAGTTAGATGACGCCAATTCATCACACCCTATGCCCGGATGCCAGTCTCTGATTGAGTTTATCCACTCTAATCAGCTCTTAACTGCCATTATTACGCGCAACTGTGCCCAAGCCGCAGAGCAAAAAGTCTCTCACAACGAACTCAAAATCCCGCGTATCATCACCCGAGAGCATTTTCCCCCCAAACCTGCTCCCGATTCATTGGTATCTCTCGCAGATGAGTGGAACTTAGAACGTCATCAAATCCTGTATGTCGGTGATTATCTGTATGACTTGCAAGCTGCCTTTAATGCAGAAATGCCCTCTTGTTTACTAACACATGGCAAGCCTACAGAATTTTCGGCGCACGCCTCTTTGATCGTTGAGCACCTGCATGATTTAGAACAAGCGTTTGCTCCATTTCACCAATAG
- a CDS encoding NAD(P)H-dependent oxidoreductase, whose amino-acid sequence MSENKVLVLYAHPSPQRSEVNQHLFKAAKKVEGVTVVDLYHEYPTYHINIDKEQQRLTDHDVIIFQFPLYWYSTPAILKEWQDLVLEYGFAYGHDGTALHGKKFLCSLSAGGKADAYQTDGYNHFTIRELLHPLEQMATLTGMQYLAPFALFGARTAQEDGRVKSHVENWSSLLTKLVANEIDFEQASKPEKLNHYLATLVKED is encoded by the coding sequence ATGTCTGAAAACAAAGTTCTTGTCCTTTACGCTCACCCTTCACCTCAACGCTCTGAAGTGAATCAACACCTCTTTAAAGCAGCAAAAAAGGTTGAAGGCGTTACGGTTGTCGATCTTTACCATGAGTACCCGACCTATCACATCAACATAGATAAAGAGCAGCAAAGGTTAACTGACCATGATGTGATCATTTTCCAGTTTCCCCTCTACTGGTACTCAACGCCTGCCATTTTAAAAGAGTGGCAAGATCTGGTTCTAGAATATGGGTTCGCCTACGGACATGACGGCACTGCGCTACATGGCAAAAAGTTCCTCTGCTCTCTCTCTGCAGGAGGTAAAGCGGATGCCTACCAAACCGATGGCTACAACCACTTTACGATTCGCGAGTTGCTCCATCCGTTGGAGCAAATGGCAACGCTAACAGGCATGCAATACCTCGCACCCTTTGCACTGTTTGGTGCGCGTACTGCTCAAGAAGATGGACGAGTGAAATCGCACGTTGAAAACTGGTCAAGCTTGCTAACCAAACTCGTCGCCAACGAGATAGATTTCGAACAAGCGAGTAAACCAGAAAAACTCAATCATTATCTCGCCACATTAGTGAAAGAGGACTAA
- a CDS encoding monovalent cation:proton antiporter-2 (CPA2) family protein: MTGYFLQAFIYLVAAVIAVPIAKRLGLGSVLGYLIAGVIIGPIIGLVGEETTTIQHFAEFGVVMMLFLVGLELEPKMLWSMRNRLLGLGGLQVGGTTAVVMAIALYFEQPWTIALAIGLIFALSSTAIVLQTFNEKGLTKTEGGQNAFSVLLFQDIAVIPMLAFIPLLALPELVEQAQNAVGNAADHHEELSLVAGLPGWAYGLVIIASIVGLVIGGHFLSRPLFRFVASSGLREIFTATALMLVVGIAALMSLVGLSPALGTFLAGVVLANSEFRHELESNIDPFKGLLLGLFFITVGAGINFGILFNDFALIIGLTIGVMLLKALVLYALAFIFRIKNSDRWLFTLSLAQAGEFGFVLLSFTVQNHVIPQDIAQTLSLVVALSMFLTPGLFILFDKVILPRFEQQSNDQEADTIEEQGTVIIAGIGRFGQIVNRLLVANGIKTVVLDQQAAQVDVMRQINTKAYFGDASRPDLLHTAGIEDAAMIVIAIDNPDTSVELTKYVKHTYPKVKVLARAFDRGHGYLLRQSGADIVELETYHSALELGAHAMRSLNYHPFTVEQQKSAYKRVEDKKSDILYQAWEDDSEGERFDNNYRKLFMHLEEQIKLAIQADRSDRHEGGERGWTPPPKGYADEFKEE, from the coding sequence ATGACAGGTTACTTTCTCCAAGCCTTTATTTACCTCGTAGCGGCTGTGATTGCTGTGCCTATCGCCAAACGATTAGGGTTAGGTTCGGTTCTTGGTTATCTCATCGCGGGCGTCATTATCGGCCCGATTATTGGGCTAGTAGGCGAAGAAACCACAACCATTCAACACTTCGCTGAGTTTGGTGTTGTGATGATGCTGTTCTTAGTCGGTCTTGAGCTAGAACCTAAGATGCTATGGTCGATGCGTAACCGTCTATTGGGCCTTGGAGGCCTGCAAGTTGGCGGTACAACCGCAGTTGTTATGGCCATTGCTCTATACTTCGAGCAGCCGTGGACGATAGCGTTAGCAATAGGCTTAATCTTTGCGCTTTCATCAACTGCGATCGTTCTACAAACTTTTAATGAAAAAGGCTTAACGAAAACTGAAGGCGGACAGAACGCATTTTCTGTTCTGCTATTCCAAGATATCGCCGTTATTCCGATGCTGGCGTTTATTCCGCTACTTGCTTTGCCCGAGTTAGTCGAACAGGCGCAAAATGCCGTGGGCAACGCCGCAGACCACCATGAAGAGTTAAGTTTAGTCGCAGGCCTACCAGGCTGGGCCTATGGTTTGGTCATCATCGCTTCTATAGTGGGATTAGTCATTGGCGGCCACTTCTTAAGTCGCCCTCTGTTTCGTTTCGTCGCCAGCTCAGGCCTACGAGAAATATTTACCGCTACAGCGCTGATGTTAGTAGTAGGGATAGCGGCATTAATGAGCTTAGTCGGGCTTTCTCCGGCACTAGGCACATTCTTGGCGGGTGTCGTGCTTGCCAACAGTGAGTTCCGCCATGAGCTTGAGTCTAATATCGATCCATTTAAAGGGCTTCTGCTTGGGCTATTCTTTATCACTGTTGGCGCAGGCATCAATTTCGGCATTTTATTCAATGACTTTGCGCTTATCATTGGCTTGACGATTGGAGTCATGCTGCTCAAAGCACTCGTCCTCTATGCTCTAGCATTTATTTTCCGCATCAAGAATAGTGACCGTTGGCTGTTTACTCTCAGTCTTGCTCAAGCGGGTGAATTTGGATTTGTGCTGCTTAGCTTTACCGTGCAAAACCATGTTATTCCGCAAGATATCGCTCAAACGCTTTCGCTCGTTGTAGCGCTGTCTATGTTCCTTACACCGGGACTGTTCATTCTATTCGATAAGGTGATCTTACCGCGCTTTGAACAGCAATCGAATGATCAAGAAGCCGATACCATTGAAGAGCAAGGCACTGTGATTATTGCGGGGATTGGGCGCTTTGGTCAGATTGTTAACCGCCTATTGGTTGCCAACGGGATTAAAACGGTCGTCCTTGATCAACAAGCGGCGCAAGTTGATGTTATGCGACAAATCAATACTAAAGCCTACTTTGGTGATGCTAGCAGACCTGACTTACTCCATACCGCAGGGATTGAAGACGCGGCGATGATCGTTATCGCTATCGACAATCCAGACACAAGCGTTGAGCTGACCAAGTACGTGAAACATACCTATCCGAAAGTGAAGGTGTTAGCGCGCGCCTTTGACCGCGGCCATGGCTATCTACTGAGACAATCTGGGGCTGATATTGTCGAACTTGAGACTTATCACTCAGCTTTAGAACTCGGTGCACACGCGATGCGTTCTTTGAACTACCATCCATTTACTGTAGAGCAGCAAAAATCAGCGTATAAACGCGTTGAAGACAAAAAGTCTGACATCCTGTACCAAGCTTGGGAAGATGACTCTGAAGGTGAACGCTTTGATAATAACTATCGTAAACTGTTTATGCACCTTGAAGAGCAAATCAAACTGGCGATACAAGCTGACCGCAGCGACCGCCATGAAGGTGGAGAACGAGGCTGGACTCCTCCTCCCAAAGGGTATGCGGATGAGTTTAAAGAAGAGTAA
- a CDS encoding MATE family efflux transporter, translated as MTVTTQETSPSLGQQLFKMTWPMLFGVLSIMSFQLVDSAFIGQLGILPLAAQGFTLPIQMVIIGIQVGLGIATTAVIAKAIGANQERYAKQLGGLVIAMGSIGVALFSVIIYLLREPILSLLSAPDSVLPIIDSYWIYWLVSAWVGAVLYFLYSVCRANGNTMLPGTMMMVTSLLNLILDPIFIFTLDMGINGAAIATILAFGIGILIVAPKVTRKHWMSFDWSDLNAVKSVRSIGNIMGPAMISQLLPPLSSMLATKLLASYGTAAVAAWALGSRYEFFAIVSVLALTMSMPPMVGKLLGGNNLADIRKLVVIACKFVIGFQIVIAAITLLTSDWLALLMTSEAEVETILNYHLMIVPFSLGPLGICMLMVSISNALGKSYTALTISALRLFAFFLPCLWLGAQLGGIQGLFWGAFGGNILAGICAWSMYQRALGQIETKLQSA; from the coding sequence ATGACTGTAACGACACAAGAAACATCCCCTTCGCTGGGGCAACAGCTATTCAAAATGACCTGGCCAATGCTCTTTGGCGTGTTGTCTATTATGAGTTTCCAATTGGTAGATAGTGCGTTCATCGGTCAGTTGGGTATTCTGCCTCTTGCGGCACAAGGTTTTACCCTGCCAATTCAGATGGTGATCATCGGTATTCAGGTTGGTCTGGGTATCGCGACAACCGCTGTGATTGCCAAAGCCATTGGAGCAAATCAAGAGCGCTATGCTAAACAACTCGGTGGCCTCGTGATTGCGATGGGAAGTATTGGTGTCGCGCTATTTTCAGTCATTATTTATCTGCTGCGTGAACCGATTCTGTCTCTTCTTAGTGCTCCGGATAGTGTTCTTCCTATCATTGATAGCTATTGGATTTACTGGCTAGTCAGTGCTTGGGTGGGTGCAGTGCTCTATTTCCTTTACAGCGTATGTCGTGCCAACGGTAATACCATGTTGCCTGGCACCATGATGATGGTCACCAGCCTTCTCAACTTAATCCTCGATCCTATCTTTATTTTCACTCTAGATATGGGGATCAACGGAGCGGCTATTGCCACCATTTTGGCCTTTGGTATCGGTATTTTGATTGTCGCACCTAAGGTGACGCGTAAGCATTGGATGAGTTTCGATTGGAGCGATTTGAATGCGGTTAAAAGCGTGCGCTCGATTGGTAACATCATGGGCCCAGCAATGATCAGTCAATTGCTGCCGCCACTCTCATCGATGTTAGCCACAAAGCTCCTCGCTAGCTACGGCACAGCAGCCGTTGCAGCATGGGCACTCGGGTCTCGCTATGAATTCTTTGCGATTGTCTCGGTGCTTGCCCTGACCATGTCAATGCCGCCTATGGTTGGTAAGCTACTCGGTGGGAACAATTTGGCCGACATTCGTAAACTTGTGGTGATTGCGTGTAAATTCGTTATCGGTTTTCAAATCGTTATCGCGGCGATCACCTTACTTACCTCTGATTGGCTCGCATTACTAATGACCAGCGAAGCAGAAGTAGAAACCATCCTAAACTACCACCTGATGATCGTACCATTTAGCTTGGGGCCTTTGGGCATCTGCATGCTGATGGTTTCAATTTCAAACGCACTTGGCAAATCCTATACCGCCCTGACTATCTCAGCTCTACGTCTGTTTGCCTTTTTCCTACCTTGCTTGTGGTTAGGTGCGCAGCTAGGAGGGATTCAAGGTCTGTTTTGGGGCGCATTCGGCGGCAATATCCTAGCGGGCATATGCGCTTGGTCTATGTACCAAAGAGCATTAGGCCAAATTGAAACTAAGCTACAATCTGCATAA
- a CDS encoding DMT family transporter yields MTEEAHVAPSSSSPISQVGILLALAGCILFSIKPVLVKVAYQYGGDATSIMTLRAFSSLPLYLLMLVYLCTKSENRSKVKQHAFKAAAIGVMGYYVASFLDIAALEFITAQLERLLIFLFPTFVVLISWALYQQKPSRTVIVSALIGYLGISFIVVHDFNTLGQSVLLGSLLAIGSALVFAFYLVWSKPLIGHLGSSLFTSIGMGSAGVAILVHLALSGADIATWSQELIVTGVLLGIFCTVLPSYLVAAAMARLTPTTLSLTSNIGPGITAGMAVVVLDEVFTIWHALGLVLVVVSVYTLNKK; encoded by the coding sequence ATGACTGAAGAAGCACACGTCGCCCCCTCCTCAAGCTCACCCATCTCTCAAGTTGGAATCTTGCTTGCGCTAGCAGGTTGCATTCTTTTTTCGATAAAACCCGTTTTGGTCAAAGTTGCCTACCAATATGGTGGCGACGCAACCTCTATTATGACTCTGCGGGCGTTTAGCTCTCTTCCACTCTACCTACTTATGCTCGTTTACCTTTGCACAAAATCTGAAAACCGAAGTAAAGTTAAACAACATGCCTTTAAAGCTGCTGCTATTGGTGTGATGGGCTACTACGTTGCAAGCTTCCTTGATATTGCCGCGCTGGAGTTTATTACCGCCCAGCTAGAACGATTATTGATCTTCTTGTTTCCTACTTTTGTCGTGCTGATCAGTTGGGCCTTGTATCAGCAAAAACCAAGCCGCACCGTCATCGTCTCTGCGTTGATTGGTTACCTAGGGATCAGTTTTATTGTTGTTCATGACTTTAACACTCTAGGTCAATCCGTGCTTCTTGGCAGCTTACTCGCTATAGGTTCAGCACTGGTGTTCGCGTTTTATCTCGTATGGAGCAAGCCACTTATCGGCCACCTTGGTAGCTCACTGTTTACAAGTATTGGTATGGGGAGCGCCGGGGTGGCTATTTTGGTTCACTTAGCGTTGAGCGGCGCCGATATTGCGACTTGGAGCCAAGAGCTAATCGTAACTGGTGTACTACTTGGCATATTCTGTACTGTGTTGCCTTCGTATTTGGTCGCTGCCGCGATGGCAAGGCTGACACCAACGACCTTGAGCCTAACAAGTAATATAGGCCCAGGAATTACCGCTGGAATGGCGGTCGTGGTACTCGATGAAGTGTTTACGATCTGGCATGCACTGGGGCTTGTTCTTGTCGTCGTGTCGGTTTACACCTTAAATAAAAAGTAA
- a CDS encoding DMT family transporter, whose protein sequence is MSTQNHHPLQGASWMLSAGLAFAIVNSLAQVASINYGLSSTTVALIQYAIALVVILPYLKTLGIRQSLRTQNLGLHILRVFLAVIGIQLWLWALAYPVPIWQGIALLMTSPLFATIGSGLFLKEKVGVARWGATVTGFIGAMIILEPWADDFSWATLLPVGAAFFWACYALMVKKLSSQDSPSTMVVYLLILITPFNILLALPDWQLPTGGTLWLILIGAGAMTALAQWAIVKAYSVADASFVQPFDHAKLPLNVLAGWMVFGWVPPGRLWLGAAIIIASVAFITQWEAKKPKKLKEISS, encoded by the coding sequence ATGAGCACCCAAAACCACCACCCTCTTCAAGGCGCTAGTTGGATGTTAAGCGCAGGACTGGCTTTTGCCATCGTAAATAGCTTGGCTCAAGTGGCGAGTATCAATTACGGTCTTTCTTCGACGACGGTTGCCCTGATTCAATATGCAATCGCACTTGTGGTTATTCTGCCCTATTTAAAAACACTAGGTATTAGGCAGTCACTGCGCACGCAGAATCTAGGATTGCATATTTTACGCGTCTTCTTAGCGGTGATAGGTATCCAGCTGTGGTTATGGGCCCTTGCCTACCCTGTACCGATTTGGCAAGGCATCGCCCTACTTATGACTTCGCCATTATTTGCGACGATCGGCTCTGGATTATTCCTTAAAGAGAAAGTAGGCGTGGCTCGTTGGGGTGCTACCGTCACTGGCTTTATTGGTGCCATGATCATTTTAGAACCTTGGGCGGACGATTTTAGTTGGGCGACGCTTCTTCCTGTCGGTGCAGCGTTCTTTTGGGCCTGTTACGCGCTGATGGTGAAAAAGCTTTCTTCACAAGACTCTCCATCAACTATGGTTGTCTACCTACTCATACTAATTACACCGTTTAACATTTTGCTCGCTCTACCAGACTGGCAGCTGCCAACAGGTGGAACATTATGGCTAATATTGATTGGGGCAGGCGCGATGACAGCGCTGGCGCAGTGGGCTATTGTTAAAGCATATTCCGTCGCCGATGCTTCGTTTGTTCAACCCTTTGATCACGCGAAACTGCCATTAAATGTATTAGCGGGTTGGATGGTCTTCGGCTGGGTACCACCGGGGAGGCTTTGGCTTGGCGCGGCGATCATTATCGCTTCTGTGGCTTTCATTACCCAATGGGAAGCAAAAAAGCCGAAAAAGTTGAAAGAAATTTCAAGCTAG
- a CDS encoding glutaredoxin, whose translation MTQPIKLTLYRWAGSWGPFKVNIPCGECTLTKDILTDTFENELAGIPVELEVKDWLSHWWEPLKVGAWHAPILMVEGKVVSQGEALNRGVLVQSIIQEWTKRDTLKGNIVYGKATCPYCVKAKKILDEAGIEYQYYDVVKDSAALYRMIPEVKAIIGEKTPVTVPQIWLDGHYIGGADNLSAWIEEKGLSTVPDNVVSL comes from the coding sequence ATGACACAACCAATCAAATTAACACTTTACCGCTGGGCTGGCAGTTGGGGACCATTCAAAGTCAACATTCCTTGCGGGGAGTGTACTCTGACCAAAGATATCCTTACCGACACATTCGAAAATGAACTTGCCGGTATCCCAGTCGAGCTTGAAGTGAAAGATTGGTTATCTCACTGGTGGGAACCCTTGAAAGTAGGTGCATGGCACGCGCCCATTCTGATGGTCGAAGGCAAAGTGGTAAGCCAAGGGGAAGCGCTAAACCGTGGTGTGCTCGTGCAATCTATTATTCAAGAATGGACTAAGCGCGATACTCTAAAAGGCAACATTGTTTATGGTAAGGCAACTTGCCCTTACTGTGTCAAAGCGAAAAAGATCCTAGACGAAGCGGGCATTGAATACCAATACTACGATGTCGTTAAAGATAGTGCTGCCCTTTATCGAATGATCCCTGAAGTAAAAGCTATCATTGGTGAGAAGACGCCGGTTACCGTTCCTCAAATCTGGCTGGATGGTCATTACATTGGTGGTGCCGACAACCTCTCCGCTTGGATTGAAGAGAAAGGGCTAAGCACAGTGCCAGACAACGTGGTTTCTCTGTAA
- a CDS encoding multidrug effflux MFS transporter, whose protein sequence is MKKTPILLAMMIIATGQVGVSIYLPSLPMISNSLNVGQADVQLLVTVFLVAFGLSQLFYGPLSDAIGRRPVFILGQGIYLAATVMCVTFTDNLTVLIIGRFLQGLGAGSASVLGRSVLRDSYEGSQLTKALSYISITASIMPIIAPVMGGWIAFYLGWEAVFMFVLFYLIAIFTLGYFVLPETMTYGKTQFSLVSVIKNYGSLMTNKQVISSASYNWVTYLTSVVSLSVMPFILQHQLGLTAAEYGSVMIIPSAGLMMGSLLLNVVNRYLDTKQILSLAISTMMVAGLWLLVSEVTLFNLVWAFTLLTIAQGLATPLSISMLLEPHKRQAGSVSALSGAVQMCLSGAFGGYLVEHWVQSQMSMGVFYLISATTMGLVLISSKKLLVTQQKFA, encoded by the coding sequence ATGAAAAAAACACCTATTTTGTTAGCAATGATGATCATCGCGACGGGACAAGTTGGTGTCAGTATCTATCTTCCCTCATTGCCGATGATCAGTAACAGTCTGAATGTAGGGCAAGCTGACGTACAACTTTTAGTCACCGTTTTTCTCGTCGCTTTTGGTCTATCTCAACTCTTCTACGGCCCTTTGTCTGATGCCATTGGTCGCCGTCCGGTATTTATCCTCGGGCAGGGGATCTATTTAGCTGCCACTGTCATGTGCGTTACTTTCACCGATAACCTAACCGTGCTGATTATTGGTCGCTTTTTGCAAGGTTTAGGGGCGGGTAGTGCTTCGGTTCTTGGTCGAAGCGTGCTGCGAGATAGCTACGAAGGTTCACAGTTAACTAAAGCGTTATCTTATATTTCTATTACGGCTTCTATTATGCCGATCATCGCGCCAGTCATGGGGGGCTGGATAGCTTTCTATTTGGGCTGGGAAGCGGTGTTTATGTTCGTACTGTTCTATCTAATCGCCATCTTTACTTTGGGGTATTTCGTTCTCCCAGAAACTATGACCTATGGAAAGACACAATTTAGCTTGGTGAGTGTGATTAAAAACTATGGCAGCTTAATGACCAATAAGCAGGTGATCTCTAGTGCAAGTTATAACTGGGTGACCTACCTAACGAGTGTTGTGTCGTTATCTGTCATGCCGTTTATATTGCAGCATCAGCTTGGTCTCACGGCGGCAGAATATGGCTCGGTTATGATCATACCGTCAGCCGGCTTAATGATGGGGAGCTTACTGCTTAATGTGGTGAACCGCTATTTAGATACCAAGCAGATCTTGTCTTTGGCTATTTCGACGATGATGGTTGCTGGGCTGTGGTTATTGGTTAGCGAAGTCACTCTGTTTAATCTCGTGTGGGCATTTACCTTACTGACGATTGCCCAAGGTCTTGCGACACCGCTTTCGATTAGCATGCTGCTTGAACCACATAAACGACAGGCGGGCTCAGTGTCTGCATTGTCAGGGGCGGTACAAATGTGTTTGTCGGGGGCATTTGGTGGCTACTTGGTCGAGCACTGGGTACAAAGCCAAATGAGCATGGGAGTTTTCTATCTCATCTCAGCAACTACGATGGGTTTGGTTCTAATATCTTCGAAAAAGCTTCTCGTCACTCAGCAAAAGTTTGCTTGA
- a CDS encoding LysR family transcriptional regulator, producing the protein MDWIQSVQSYIRVVDEGSFNGAARTLNTTSSAISKRIHWLEERIGVQLLKRTTRSVTQTEAGALFYERAKVQLDGWQSIVDETRSVSQTPAGLLKIGATLAVGSKFLVQYLNDFLQMYPDIRIQLITTTPGQLPTLSLDLFISREIEQLNSLSFKATPLFEHRAGFYASPSYIEQFGEPQSFRELTQHNMLVWGERTQREISLTNGHKILLNGNFATSNPEALFYAAKSGMGLLLTNDVMIKEDLKLGALQRILPDITADEATVYAYYPKLDYQHTRTKLFLDYLKERLSNQQ; encoded by the coding sequence ATGGATTGGATTCAAAGTGTGCAGAGTTATATTCGTGTCGTTGATGAAGGCAGTTTTAACGGCGCGGCAAGAACGCTCAACACCACCAGCTCAGCGATCAGTAAACGCATCCATTGGCTAGAAGAGCGCATCGGTGTGCAGTTGCTAAAACGCACGACTCGCTCCGTCACGCAAACTGAAGCCGGCGCCTTATTTTATGAACGTGCTAAGGTGCAACTTGATGGTTGGCAATCGATAGTTGACGAAACACGCTCGGTATCTCAAACGCCTGCCGGATTGCTGAAAATAGGCGCAACTCTGGCCGTGGGCTCAAAATTTCTTGTTCAGTACTTAAACGACTTTTTGCAGATGTACCCTGACATTCGCATTCAACTGATCACAACTACTCCCGGTCAATTACCAACATTGAGTTTGGATCTGTTTATCAGCCGTGAAATAGAACAGCTCAACTCGCTGAGCTTTAAAGCCACTCCCCTTTTTGAACACCGAGCCGGTTTCTATGCGTCACCGAGTTATATTGAGCAATTTGGCGAGCCGCAAAGCTTTAGAGAGCTTACTCAACACAACATGTTGGTATGGGGAGAAAGAACCCAACGAGAGATTTCTTTGACCAATGGGCATAAGATTTTGCTCAATGGCAACTTCGCTACGTCTAACCCTGAAGCGCTTTTTTATGCCGCAAAAAGTGGGATGGGGCTTCTGCTCACCAACGATGTGATGATCAAAGAAGATCTTAAGCTCGGAGCATTGCAACGCATTCTGCCAGATATAACTGCCGATGAAGCAACGGTTTATGCCTACTACCCAAAACTCGACTATCAGCATACACGTACTAAACTGTTTTTAGACTATCTTAAAGAGCGCCTTTCTAACCAACAATAA